The DNA segment GTCCTGCTTTTGCCAAAACCCTTTCGAAAATCCCTGTTGTCAGCAGCATTGTGAAGGTGCTTACTTTTAGAGAATATACCGTAGACGAGGATACTTTTAATGCAAACATAAAGGTGCCTGAAATCAGTGGTTTAAAAGATGAAAAATTGCAAAGCAGTTTAAACGAGAAGTATCTTAAGGAAAATGAAAAATTATATGAGCAATTTATAGCTGATATGGAAGATATGAAGCAAAATGGCGGAGGGCATCTGGGTGTAGACAGCGGATATGTTGTAAAAACAGATACTGACAGGATTCTATCAATAGGCCGTTATGTCGTAAACACAGTAGGATCATCATCAACAACCTTTAAATACGATACCATAGATAAGAAAAATGAAGTTTTGATAACTCTGCCGAGTTTATTCAAAGATGATAGCTATGTCGATACTATAAGCGAAAATATCAAGGAGCAAATGAAGATGCGGCATGAGGCTGATGATAATATGATTTACTGGGTTGAAGGTATTGAAGATGAAGGCCTTGTAGAGCTGTTTGAAAAAATATCAAAGGAACAAAATTTCTATATCAACAGTGATGACAAACTCGTTATTTCCTTTGACAAATATGATGTAGCCCCAGGATATATGGGAATTCAAGAATTTGTTATACCAACACAGATAATATCAGATATCTTAGTAAGCAATGAGTATATTAAATAGCCGGTATTAAGTAAAAATATAATGCGGTTACAAATAGGTTTAGGACTGTAAAAGCCTAAAATAATTTCGGCTATGCCATTTAAAAAAACAAGAGCTTCTCACCTGTTAAAATATTCTCGGCCAAAGAGCCTATTTTATATATAATTGTGCAAGGCTCTTGTTTTTTATTATATTTTTTAAACAAAGAGAGCACTAAATTATCTCAAATAAATTGTACACATTCATAATGGTTTATGTATAAGAATGTTTACCTGCTTTTTCTAGTGTGGTATTATTAATGTAATTAAGGCTGACGAGGAGTGATTTTGTGAAATATGAGCTTCGAGGAGATACATTACCTGTGGTGCTTCTTACTTTAGATGAAGGTGAAAGCATCTTTACCGAATCAGGTGGTATGTCGTGGATGAGTGATGGGTTTGAAATGAAAACAAATATGGAAGGTGGACTTTTTGGAGGAATAGCAAGGAAACTGGCCGGAGAGAGCCTTTTTATGACCACATATACTCTCAATAAAAGTTCAGGAACCATAGCTTTTTCATCGTCCTTTCCCGGAAAAATCGTCCCAATTTATCTTGATACAGGAGAATCCCTGATATGTCAAAAAACCTCTTTTCTTTGTGCCGAGCGAAGTGTAAAACTGGAAATACATTTAAAGAAGAAATTAGGTGCCGGCATCTTTGGAGGCGAAGGTTTTATACTGCAAAGAGTGACAGGGCCGGGATGGGTTTTTCTTGAAATAGACGGCGAAGCGGTGGAATACCAACTAGATCCCGGCGAAAAAATGAAAGTAGATACAGGGCATGTAGCCATATTTGAACCCAGTGTAAATTTTGACATTGAAACGGTTAAGGGCTTTACAAATGTAGTTTTTGGGGGAGAAGGCCTGTTTCTAACAACTCTAAAAGGTCCCGGAAAGATATGGCTGCAATCCATGCCCATCGGTAATTTGGCATCAAGGATTATACCTTTTATTCCCAGTTCGGATAAATAACCGCAAAATTTAACACAGGGAGCAATCTTCAGTAGGTTTTATGCTCAAGATGCTTTTAAGAATAATATCAGTTAAAAAGCTGTCTGGTTATATTGCATTGGCAGCTTTTATTTTTTATTGACAATATTGGTTTATTGCGATAG comes from the Tepidanaerobacter acetatoxydans Re1 genome and includes:
- a CDS encoding RsiV family protein, with product MKNNSLEKLKKEYMDIPIPQELDFVVKKALKESRSNSTTMASKGRLRKAAVVAASTAACVAVLTIGVNTSPAFAKTLSKIPVVSSIVKVLTFREYTVDEDTFNANIKVPEISGLKDEKLQSSLNEKYLKENEKLYEQFIADMEDMKQNGGGHLGVDSGYVVKTDTDRILSIGRYVVNTVGSSSTTFKYDTIDKKNEVLITLPSLFKDDSYVDTISENIKEQMKMRHEADDNMIYWVEGIEDEGLVELFEKISKEQNFYINSDDKLVISFDKYDVAPGYMGIQEFVIPTQIISDILVSNEYIK
- a CDS encoding TIGR00266 family protein gives rise to the protein MKYELRGDTLPVVLLTLDEGESIFTESGGMSWMSDGFEMKTNMEGGLFGGIARKLAGESLFMTTYTLNKSSGTIAFSSSFPGKIVPIYLDTGESLICQKTSFLCAERSVKLEIHLKKKLGAGIFGGEGFILQRVTGPGWVFLEIDGEAVEYQLDPGEKMKVDTGHVAIFEPSVNFDIETVKGFTNVVFGGEGLFLTTLKGPGKIWLQSMPIGNLASRIIPFIPSSDK